In one window of Gossypium hirsutum isolate 1008001.06 chromosome A01, Gossypium_hirsutum_v2.1, whole genome shotgun sequence DNA:
- the LOC107954842 gene encoding uncharacterized protein, which yields MFLKKKRKFSEKENRRAFPGFSDLCQTRLRSPGSCVHALHALHALHALHAPPYTTVWKVQNLHFPWRITGTIEDLTARSGLALIRAPITTQYRAWNHGTDGGDDDGHWNGAKRV from the exons atgtttttaaaaaaaaaaagaaagttctcTGAAAAGGAGAATAGGAGAGCCTTTCCAGGTTTCTCCGACCTCTGTCAGACCAGACTCCGGTCACCGGGTTCATGCGTCCACGCGCTACACGCGCTACACGCGCTACACGCGCTACACGCGCCACCGTACACGACGGTTTGGAAGGTTCAAAACCTTCACTTTCCTTGGCGAATCACAG GTACCATCGAGGATCTCACGGCGAGGAGTGGGCTGGCGTTGATCCGTGCGCCAATCACGACGCAATACAGAGCCTGGAATCACGGCACTGATGGAGGTGACGATGACGGTCACTGGAACGGCGCAAAAAGGGTGTGA
- the LOC121206478 gene encoding receptor kinase-like protein Xa21, with product MHFMLENQKNRYSFIDSRLLGQATDRFNDSRLLGQATDRFNDSRLLGNGSYGSVFQGTLQDGMLIAVKVFKLELEGAFKSFDVECDVLRNTRHRNLVKVISSCSNDLNFKALVLEFMPNGSLDKWLYSNNQYLDILQRLNIMIDVASALEYLHHGNATPVVHCDLKPNNVLLDKDMVAHLSDFGITKLSCEEVSMIQTVTMATFGYMAPEYGIQGIVLTKDVVYSFSILLMEIITRKKPTDEMFEGERSLKSWVIDVETSF from the exons ATGCATTTCATGTTAGAAAATCAAAAAAATAGATATTCATTTATTGATAGTAGGTTGCTTGGTCAAGCTACTGACAGATTCAATGATAGTAGGTTGCTTGGTCAAGCTACTGACAGATTCAATGATAGTAGGTTGCTTGGTAATGGAAGTTATGGTTCAGTATTCCAAGGGACTCTCCAAGATGGGATGCTAATTGCAGTAAAGGTCTTCAAGTTAGAGTTAGAAGGAGCTTTTAAGAGCTTTGATGTTGAATGTGATGTTCTCCGCAACACTCGTCACAGAAATTTAGTCAAAGTAATAAGCAGTTGCTCTAATGATCTTAATTTCAAAGCGTTGGTGCTTGAGTTCATGCCTAATGGGAGTCTCGATAAATGGTTGTATTCCAACAACCAATATTTGGATATCTTACAAAGGTTGAACATAATGATAGATGTTGCATCTGCATTGGAATATCTCCACCATGGTAATGCAACACCCGTGGTTCACTGTGATTTAAAACCCAACAATGTTCTATTAGATAAAGATATGGTTGCTCATTTGAGTGATTTTGGCATCACCAAACTCTCATGTGAAGAGGTTTCAATGATACAAACCGTGACAATGGCAACATTTGGATATATGGCACCAG AATATGGAATCCAAGGAATTGTTTTGACAAAAGATGTTGTGTATAGTTTTAGTATTCTTTTGATGGAAATCATCACAAGAAAAAAGCCCACAGATGAAATGTTTGAAGGAGAAAGAAGCTTGAAGAGTTGGGTGATAGATGTCGAAACCTCCTTTTAA
- the LOC121206416 gene encoding receptor-like protein 12 produces the protein MIDIELRGNKLIGQIPTTIVGLENLQSLSLENNMLEGSIPSELCHLTKLAFLFLTNNKMSGPIPACLGDLTSLRKLFLDSNMFSSIPSTLTRLNYLLILYLSSNSLSGPLPIDIGKWKVLTTLDLSNNQFSGDVPTGVADLKDLTHFSLSNNRIMGSIPESFDELLSLEFLDMSRNNLSGEIPKSLEKLRYLKYFNVSFNRLEGEIPEGGSFGNYSIESFRGLKACVVQLDFMFQTAKLDLLEIPRQKLS, from the coding sequence atgatagaCATTGAGCTAAGAGGCAATAAATTGATAGGACAGATTCCTACTACAATTGTTGGATTGGAAAACTTGCAAAGTCTTTCTCTTGAAAACAATATGTTGGAAGGATCCATCCCATCTGAGTTATGTCATCTAACCAAACTGGCTTTCTTGTTCTTGACCAATAACAAAATGTCTGGACCAATACCTGCTTGCTTAGGTGATCTCACTTCATTAAGGAAACTATTTCTAGACTCTAATATGTTCTCCTCAATACCTTCCACGTTGACAAGGCTTAACTATCTCCTCATCCTATACTTGTCTTCAAATTCTCTAAGTGGTCCACTGCCAATTGACATTGGAAAATGGAAAGTTTTGACTACTTTGGATTTGTCAAACAATCAGTTCTCAGGTGATGTCCCAACTGGAGTTGCAGATCTCAAGGACCTCACTCATTTTTCCTTATCCAATAATAGAATCATGGGTTCTATTCCTGAGTCTTTTGATGAATTGTTGAGTTTGGAATTCTTGGACATGTCAAGAAATAATCTATCTGGAGAGATTCCCAAATCCTTAGAGAAACTTCGTTATCTCAAATATTTCAATGTCTCTTTTAATAGGCTTGAAGGAGAAATTCCTGAAGGAGGATCATTTGGAAACTACTCAATTGAATCATTTAGGGGACTAAAGGCTTGTGTGGTGCAGCTCGACTTCATGTTCCAAACTGCAAAACTAGACCTCTTAGAAATTCCAAGGCAAAAACTAAGTTGA
- the LOC107956207 gene encoding probable LRR receptor-like serine/threonine-protein kinase At3g47570: MGNTFLNLSLLIIFHFYMPTFSMKLTTILTDQSALLALKDHVIHDPKNVLTTNWSASAPVCNWFGVSCGSKHRKVTALNLTGLGLVGTLPPHIGNLSFLSFLRIRSNSFRGKLPVQLSNLHRLKILNFGNLSKLEILSLFETRISGSIPSSIFNISSLQNIYLNNNMLSGFIPSVPRDLLLLEGIDFNFNNLSGHIPEDMFDHLPNLKELTLSVNLLSGRIPASLFKCKELQKLSLSYNQMEGSLPIEIGNLSMLQHIYIGQNHFEGNIC, translated from the exons ATGGGGAATACTTTCCTCAACTTATCTCTTCTTATCATCTTCCATTTTTATATGCCTACTTTTTCTATGAAATTAACCACCATACTTACAGATCAATCAGCTCTTCTAGCACTGAAAGATCATGTTATTCATGATCCTAAAAATGTCTTGACAACTAACTGGTCAGCCTCTGCCCCTGTTTGCAATTGGTTTGGTGTAAGTTGTGGATCCAAGCACCGTAAAGTCACAGCTCTAAACCTTACTGGGTTGGGACTCGTAGGCACCCTTCCACCTCACATAGGAAATCTAtcattcctttcttttcttcgtATCAGAAGCAATAGTTTCCGTGGGAAATTACCTGTCCAGTTATCCAATTTGCATCGgctgaaaattttaaactttg GCAATTTGTCAAAGCTAGAGATCTTGAGCTTGTTTGAAACTCGGATTTCAGGTTCAATACCCTCCTCCATCTTTAATATATCCTCTTTGCAAAATATTTATCTAAACAATAATATGCTCTCTGGTTTCATACCCTCTGTTCCACGAGATTTGCTTTTGCTAGAAGGCATCGatttcaatttcaataatcttAGTGGTCATATCCCAGAAGATATGTTCGATCATCTTCCGAATTTGAAAGAATTGACTTTGAGTGTTAACCTGCTTTCTGGTAGAATTCCTGCCAGTCTATTCAAGTGCAAAGAGTTACAAAAGTTATCTTTATCGTATAACCAAATGGAGGGGAGCTTACCAATAGAAATTGGGAATTTGAGTATGCTTCAACACATCTATATTGGTCAGAACCACTTTGAAGGTAATATATGCTAA
- the LOC107917219 gene encoding receptor kinase-like protein Xa21, with protein MIPLGTWRRFSYHELRQATDGFNDSRLLGKRSYGSVFQGALPDGTIIDVKVFKLELEGAFKSFDVECDVLRNTRHRNLVKVISSCSNDLNFKALVLEFMPNGSLDKWLYSSNQYLDILQRLNIVIDVASALEYLHHGNATPVVHCDLKPNNVLLDEDMVAHLSDFGIAKLLCEEVSMRQTMTMARFGYMAPEYGVEGIVSTKGDVYSFGILLMEIITRKKPTDETFAGERSLKSWVIESISSSLNQVVDPKLLSTIGREHLKVKNCALSILQLSLECCVELPNESFHMKEIVSKLKKIKVKLLRDME; from the exons ATGATACCTTTAGGAACGTGGAGACGGTTTTCATACCATGAGCTTCGTCAAGCTACTGATGGATTCAATGATAGCAGGTTGCTTGGTAAACGAAGTTACGGTTCAGTATTCCAAGGGGCTCTCCCGGATGGGACAATAATTGATGTAAAAGTCTTCAAGTTAGAGTTAGAAGGAGCTTTTAAGAGCTTTGATGTTGAATGTGATGTTCTCCGCAACACTCGTCACAGAAATTTAGTCAAAGTAATAAGCAGTTGCTCTAATGATCTTAATTTCAAAGCCTTGGTGCTTGAGTTCATGCCTAATGGGAGTCTTGATAAATGGTTGTATTCCAGCAACCAATATTTGGATATCCTACAAAGGTTGAACATAGTGATAGATGTTGCATCTGCATTGGAATATCTCCATCACGGCAATGCAACACCCGTGGTTCACTGTGATTTAAAACCCAACAATGTTCTATTAGATGAAGATATGGTTGCGCATTTGAGTGATTTTGGCATCGCGAAACTCTTATGTGAAGAGGTTTCAATGAGACAAACCATGACAATGGCAAGATTTGGATATATGGCACCAG AATATGGAGTCGAAGGAATTGTTTCGACAAAAGGTGATGTGTATAGCTTTGGTATTCTTTTGATGGAAATCATCACAAGAAAAAAGCCCACAGATGAAACGTTTGCAGGAGAAAGAAGCTTGAAGAGTTGGGTGATAGAATCGATATCATCTTCGCTAAATCAAGTTGTAGATCCCAAGTTGTTGAGCACCATTGGAAGGGAACATTTAAAAGTCAAGAATTGTGCCTTGTCCATTTTGCAACTTAGCTTAGAATGTTGTGTAGAGTTACCAAATGAGAGTTTTCATATGAAAGAGATTGTTTCAAAGTTAAAGAAGATCAAAGTGAAGTTATTAAGGGATATGGAATGA